One Perognathus longimembris pacificus isolate PPM17 unplaced genomic scaffold, ASM2315922v1 HiC_scaffold_479, whole genome shotgun sequence genomic window carries:
- the LOC125344950 gene encoding endogenous retrovirus group K member 8 Gag polyprotein-like, translating to MVKSSGQRISDPTIKRIWEKLTQAIPWLVKANPLSWETWDQLGRELDGKEEEIGEDLPLVIFPIITSLKDWLSTGEIPLGQAGAAEENPGEEGGDPPADLQEEGLTPLPDGPAEELQADLDRGLNLRDPGPDAALPRHAAREGGSRQPLPSPPPTPSKQVALSTRWPATLSSRSPPALPYPQLEQPLPDFAPGIETVDFDVASITAGWEPEEVKEFRDLRKTVTEKGPNSPWAHALLRGLSNRFSNAQTWRRVGQTVLDRKDYKRWCAAFRNACSDQAEKFLANIPPIPVTFEMMYGPPNPHVTDFPQMSLPPAYRRRVWALGMWAWTSLGKGPSKITTLEVIQGATEDLVSFIERVEESIQLKAPWSQIDELVRSLVWDGMAPDHKIACAGMKDKPLESWIYACRSLDTQTRRTQVLTASLNEEHASATANGAGKGRCYGCGGRGHLKRECPSGSAKPSASSGRNSGQTKLPPKTPCPRCKKGYHWQSECKSKFEAGGKPLN from the coding sequence ATGGTTAAAAGTAGTGGACAGCGCATCTCAGATCCTACCATCAAGCGGATCTGGGAGAAGCTGACCCAGGCCATCCCATGGTTGGTTAAGGCCAATCCGCTTTCCTGGGAAACCTGGGACCAGCTGGGGAGGGAGCTGGACggcaaggaagaggagatagGAGAGGATCTCCCTCTTGTGATTTTTCCAATTATTACCTCTCTCAAAGATTGGCTTTCTACAGGAGAGATCCCATTAGGGCAGGCGGGAGCCGCGGAGGAGAACcctggggaagaaggaggagatccCCCGGCGGACCTGCAGGAGGAGGGCCTGACGCCCCTTCCTGACGGGCCCGCGGAGGAGCTACAAGCCGATCTCGATCGTGGGCTTAATCTCCGGGACCCCGGACCAGATGCCGCACTCCCGAGACACGCggccagggaggggggcagccgGCAGCCTCTGCCGTCGccccctcctaccccctccaaaCAGGTTGCCCTGAGCACGCGATGGCCTGCCACGCTTTCATCGCGATCGCCACCAGCGTTGCCGTATCCGCAACTGGAGCAGCCGTTGCCGGACTTTGCACCAGGTATAGAGACGGTAGACTTTGATGTAGCAAGCATCACGGCTGGGTGGGAACCTGAGGAAGTCAAGGAGTTCCGAGATCTTAGAAAAACGGTCACTGAGAAGGGACCGAACTCTCCTTGGGCTCACGCCCTACTCCGGGGCCTGAGCAACCGGTTTTCCAATGCACAAACGTGGAGACGTGTAGGTCAGACTGTGCTAGACAGGAAAGATTATAAGAGGTGGTGCGCAGCTTTTAGGAATGCATGCTCTGATCAGGCTGAGAAATTTCTCGCAAACATTCCTCCAATCCCCGTCACCTTCGAGATGATGTATGGGCCCCCCAATCCACACGTTACTGACTTTCCCCAGATGTCTCTTCCCCCAGCCTACCGGAGGCGAGTGTGGGCCTTGGGGATGTGGGCATGGACATCCTTAGGGAAAGGGCCCTCAAAGATCACGACATTAGAAGTTATTCAAGGGGCAACAGAGGATCTCGTCTCATTTATTGAGAGGGTGGAGGAAAGCATTCAGTTAAAGGCTCCTTGGTCTCAGATAGATGAACTTGTTAGATCTTTGGTGTGGGACGGAATGGCCCCAGACCATAAGATAGCTTGTGCAGGTATGAAGGACAAACCCCTAGAAAGCTGGATATATGCCTGTCGGAGTCTCGATACCCAGACCCGCAGGACACAGGTGCTGACTGCCTCACTTAATGAGGAGCACGCTTCTGCAACGGCCAATGGGGCAGGCAAGGGGCGATGTTATGGGTGTGGCGGTCGTGGCCATCTCAAGAGAGAATGTCCGTCAGGCTCGGCAAAACCTAGTGCCTCGTCGGGACGAAACTCTGGCCAAACCAAGTTGCCACCCAAGACACCTTGCCCCCGATGCAAGAAAGGTTATCATTGGCAGAGCGAGTGCAAGTCCAAGTTCGAGGCTGGggggaagcctttaaactag